From Paracoccus suum, the proteins below share one genomic window:
- a CDS encoding alpha/beta fold hydrolase, with the protein MRAGGQSGFAEGGGGPVARETVPLAGAPYRLLPGTSWPAATAWWAEASDGIRLRLARWSPEEARPDVAAAWLAGLATAGPASADALPPCNAGCGSVLLFPGRTEYAEKYAPIAGVLTAAGLTVLAIDWRGQGASDRLIEDHAIGHVGDFAEYQRDVAAMCAAAEALDLPRPWHLLAHSMGGCIGLRALTDGLPVVSAAFSAPMWGIRFGPLPDPLGAGMAVGLARAAGRAGRGPRAVPGVGSVLEMAFSRNPLTSDLDEYIRLMREAAAWPDLVLGAASYDWVRAALAECRALARMPAPHVPALITLSGAEMVVSAPAIRAGATRWPESRLMTLPGARHEALLEVPATRAATFDAILRHFADHCSES; encoded by the coding sequence ATGCGCGCGGGCGGACAGTCCGGCTTTGCTGAGGGCGGCGGCGGACCCGTCGCCCGCGAGACCGTGCCTTTGGCCGGCGCGCCCTACCGCCTGTTACCCGGCACATCCTGGCCTGCGGCGACAGCGTGGTGGGCCGAAGCATCGGACGGCATCCGCCTGCGCCTCGCGCGATGGTCGCCCGAGGAAGCCCGCCCGGACGTGGCGGCAGCATGGCTGGCGGGCCTGGCCACAGCTGGCCCAGCGTCCGCCGATGCGCTGCCGCCCTGCAATGCGGGTTGCGGCAGCGTCCTGCTATTTCCCGGCCGAACGGAATACGCCGAGAAATATGCCCCCATCGCCGGGGTTCTTACCGCCGCCGGATTGACCGTTCTGGCAATCGACTGGCGCGGTCAGGGGGCATCGGACCGCCTGATCGAGGATCACGCCATCGGGCACGTCGGCGATTTTGCCGAATACCAACGCGATGTCGCGGCCATGTGCGCCGCGGCCGAGGCGCTGGACCTGCCCCGCCCCTGGCACCTGCTGGCACATTCGATGGGCGGCTGCATCGGGCTCCGCGCGCTGACCGACGGTCTGCCGGTGGTCTCGGCGGCATTCTCGGCGCCGATGTGGGGCATCCGTTTCGGGCCCCTGCCCGATCCGCTCGGCGCGGGAATGGCCGTTGGCCTTGCCCGCGCGGCCGGACGCGCGGGGCGCGGACCGCGCGCGGTGCCCGGCGTCGGCTCGGTGCTGGAGATGGCCTTTTCGCGCAACCCGCTGACCAGCGATCTGGACGAATATATCCGCCTGATGCGAGAGGCCGCGGCCTGGCCGGACCTGGTTCTGGGCGCGGCCAGCTATGACTGGGTGCGGGCGGCCCTCGCCGAATGCCGCGCCCTGGCGCGAATGCCGGCGCCGCATGTGCCCGCGCTGATTACCCTCTCGGGCGCGGAAATGGTGGTCTCCGCCCCTGCCATTCGCGCGGGCGCGACCCGTTGGCCGGAATCGCGGCTAATGACGCTGCCCGGCGCGCGGCACGAGGCGCTGCTGGAGGTGCCGGCGACGCGCGCCGCCACCTTCGACGCGATCCTGCGCCATTTCGCCGATCACTGCAGCGAATCGTAA
- a CDS encoding SCP2 sterol-binding domain-containing protein has translation MSDVITGAVEALNSKMSGFDGLAKFVIEGEGAIMLDSSGARAGDEPADVTMTANRETFEGILDGSVNPTSAFMTGKLTVDGDMGAAMRLGSALS, from the coding sequence ATGAGCGATGTGATCACCGGTGCGGTCGAGGCACTGAATTCCAAGATGTCGGGCTTTGACGGGCTGGCAAAGTTCGTGATCGAGGGTGAAGGCGCGATCATGCTCGACTCCAGCGGCGCGCGCGCCGGGGACGAGCCCGCCGACGTGACCATGACCGCCAACCGCGAGACGTTCGAGGGTATCCTCGACGGCTCCGTCAATCCGACCAGCGCCTTCATGACCGGCAAGCTGACGGTCGACGGTGACATGGGCGCGGCCATGCGCCTGGGCAGCGCGCTCAGCTGA
- a CDS encoding helicase-related protein, translating to MARVTAVLGPTNTGKTHYAIERMLAHRSGVIGLPLRLLAREVYDRIVRARGPSVVALITGEERIVGERAQYWVATTEAMPDIAADFVAIDEIQLAADPERGHVFTDRLLHARGAHETLLLGSSTMRPAIAALIPDVTFMRRERFSTLSWAGSKKLSRMPARSAIVGFSVDDVYAMAELIRRQKGGCAVVMGALSPRTRNAQVAMYQAGEVDYLVATDAIGMGLNLDIHHVAFSSTHKFDGRRMRPLFPHELGQIAGRAGRHTEPGTFGVTGEAEPLEEGLIDAIENHRFAPISRLMWRNPRPEFGTLDRLVESLEVPAPSPWLQRGREADDLGALKALRDMPEMRDRVTGPKDVRLLWDVCRVPDFRGISPAEHTTLLTRLFGFLQDGGVPGDWLARQVARIDKTGGDIDALSKRLAYIRTWTYVAQRTGWVQDEAHWRGETRAVEDRLSDALHAALTQRFVDRRTSVLLRRLKQKESLVAEVNDKGEVTVEGEFAGRLEGFRFRTDPAATGDEAKMLTRASYEALRPEFHLRADRFYNAPDTELDLTEQGGLMWGNSAVGKLVKGADPLKPQVEPFVDEEAGPEVAEKLRRRLQHFIDRRIATQFEPLTALANDETLTGLARGFAFRLVEAMGVLPREGVASDVKELDQESRSALRKHGVRFGQFTIFQPALLKPAPTRLRLVLWGLANDLDTFPESPPPGLVTIPNLPEVPRQHYTLAGYHPAGDRAIRIDMLERLADMVRQKDSRAGFEAAPEMLSITGMTLDQFAGLMGGLGYAAAKGERPKASKSVAAPAPAPEPEAAPDAEAQPTSDAPMTEEESVLAAETRVRWEAEQAARREADAAAEAARQAEADAATAATPAEGEASAEAGETAPATEAAAGEEVSDSGETPVETEVFYTFTWAPKPRHTSNRRPQGQDGQRNAGPRRPRQGQFPSQGQQQPADASVAPADGQPAQQRREGGDKPRRDGQDHRGPRKDGRGKGGPRDGDRGGDRSGGKPDWKGGKDRALREDRAKTYTARPPRAEKPVDPDSPFAILAALKNRE from the coding sequence ATGGCGCGCGTGACGGCCGTTCTGGGGCCGACCAATACCGGCAAGACGCATTACGCGATCGAGCGGATGCTGGCGCATCGCAGCGGCGTCATCGGCCTGCCGCTGCGGCTGCTGGCGCGAGAGGTCTATGACCGGATCGTGCGTGCCCGGGGCCCCTCGGTCGTGGCCCTGATCACCGGCGAGGAGCGGATCGTCGGCGAGCGCGCCCAGTACTGGGTAGCGACCACCGAGGCGATGCCAGACATCGCCGCCGATTTCGTCGCCATCGACGAGATCCAGCTGGCCGCCGACCCCGAGCGCGGCCATGTCTTTACCGACCGCCTGCTGCACGCCCGCGGCGCGCATGAGACGTTGCTGCTCGGCAGCAGCACCATGCGCCCGGCGATTGCCGCGCTGATCCCCGACGTCACCTTCATGCGCCGCGAGCGGTTCAGCACGCTCAGCTGGGCGGGGTCGAAAAAGCTCAGCCGGATGCCGGCCCGCAGCGCGATCGTCGGGTTTTCTGTCGATGACGTCTATGCCATGGCCGAGTTGATCCGCCGCCAGAAGGGCGGCTGCGCCGTGGTCATGGGCGCGCTGTCACCCCGCACCCGCAATGCCCAGGTGGCGATGTACCAGGCGGGCGAGGTCGACTATCTGGTCGCGACCGACGCCATCGGCATGGGCCTGAACCTCGACATCCACCACGTCGCCTTCTCCAGCACGCACAAGTTCGACGGCCGGCGCATGCGTCCGCTGTTCCCGCACGAGTTGGGCCAGATCGCAGGTCGCGCCGGGCGCCACACGGAGCCAGGCACCTTCGGCGTCACCGGCGAGGCCGAGCCGCTGGAGGAGGGGCTGATCGACGCGATCGAGAACCACCGCTTTGCCCCTATCAGCCGCCTGATGTGGCGCAACCCGCGGCCCGAGTTCGGCACGCTGGACCGGCTGGTCGAAAGCCTGGAGGTGCCGGCGCCCTCGCCCTGGTTGCAGCGCGGGCGCGAGGCGGACGATCTCGGCGCGCTCAAGGCGCTGCGCGACATGCCCGAGATGCGCGACCGGGTGACCGGGCCCAAGGATGTGCGGCTGCTCTGGGATGTCTGCCGCGTGCCCGATTTTCGCGGCATCTCGCCGGCCGAGCACACAACTTTGCTGACAAGGCTGTTCGGTTTCCTGCAGGATGGCGGTGTGCCGGGCGACTGGCTGGCGCGCCAGGTAGCGCGGATCGACAAGACCGGCGGTGATATCGACGCGCTGTCCAAGCGCCTCGCCTATATCCGCACCTGGACCTATGTCGCCCAGCGCACCGGCTGGGTGCAGGACGAAGCCCATTGGCGGGGAGAGACCCGCGCGGTAGAAGATCGCCTGTCAGACGCCCTTCACGCGGCGTTGACGCAGCGATTCGTGGACCGGCGCACCTCAGTGCTGCTGCGCCGGTTGAAGCAGAAGGAGAGCCTGGTGGCTGAGGTAAACGACAAGGGCGAGGTTACGGTCGAGGGCGAATTCGCCGGCCGGCTGGAAGGATTCCGCTTCCGCACCGACCCCGCAGCCACGGGCGACGAGGCCAAGATGCTGACCCGCGCGTCCTACGAGGCGCTGCGGCCAGAATTTCATCTGCGGGCCGACCGCTTTTACAACGCCCCCGACACGGAGCTGGACCTGACCGAGCAGGGTGGCCTGATGTGGGGCAATTCCGCGGTCGGCAAGCTGGTCAAGGGCGCCGATCCGCTGAAGCCGCAGGTCGAGCCCTTCGTCGACGAGGAGGCCGGCCCCGAAGTCGCCGAAAAGCTGCGCCGGCGCCTGCAGCATTTCATCGACCGCCGCATCGCGACCCAGTTCGAGCCGCTGACGGCGCTTGCCAATGACGAGACGCTGACGGGCCTCGCGCGAGGTTTCGCTTTTCGTCTGGTCGAGGCGATGGGCGTGCTGCCGCGCGAGGGCGTGGCCAGTGACGTCAAGGAACTGGACCAGGAATCGCGCAGCGCCCTGCGCAAGCACGGCGTGCGCTTCGGCCAGTTCACCATCTTCCAGCCTGCGCTGCTAAAGCCCGCGCCGACGCGGCTTCGGCTGGTGCTGTGGGGGCTGGCGAACGATCTGGACACCTTCCCCGAGAGCCCGCCCCCTGGGCTGGTCACGATCCCGAACCTGCCCGAGGTTCCGCGCCAGCACTACACGCTTGCTGGCTACCACCCGGCCGGCGATCGCGCGATCCGCATCGATATGCTCGAGCGGCTGGCCGACATGGTCCGGCAAAAGGACAGCCGTGCTGGCTTTGAAGCTGCGCCCGAGATGCTGTCGATCACTGGCATGACGCTGGACCAGTTCGCCGGGCTGATGGGCGGCCTCGGCTATGCAGCGGCCAAGGGCGAGCGGCCGAAGGCCAGCAAGTCCGTCGCCGCGCCGGCCCCCGCGCCCGAGCCGGAGGCCGCGCCGGATGCCGAGGCGCAGCCCACGTCCGACGCGCCGATGACCGAGGAAGAAAGCGTCCTCGCTGCCGAGACGCGCGTGCGCTGGGAGGCCGAGCAGGCCGCCCGCCGCGAGGCCGACGCCGCCGCAGAGGCGGCGCGTCAGGCCGAGGCGGATGCTGCGACGGCGGCGACGCCGGCTGAGGGCGAAGCCTCGGCCGAAGCAGGCGAGACCGCGCCCGCGACCGAAGCTGCCGCTGGTGAGGAGGTTTCCGACAGCGGCGAGACTCCGGTCGAGACCGAGGTTTTCTACACCTTCACCTGGGCGCCGAAGCCCCGCCACACCTCAAACCGCCGCCCGCAGGGGCAGGACGGGCAACGCAATGCTGGTCCGCGGCGTCCGCGCCAAGGCCAATTCCCAAGCCAAGGCCAGCAGCAGCCCGCTGACGCTTCCGTTGCACCGGCCGACGGGCAGCCCGCGCAACAGCGCCGCGAAGGCGGGGACAAGCCCCGCCGCGATGGTCAGGACCACCGCGGCCCCCGCAAGGACGGACGGGGCAAAGGTGGCCCGCGCGACGGCGATCGGGGCGGTGATCGCAGCGGCGGCAAGCCGGACTGGAAGGGTGGCAAGGACCGCGCCCTGCGCGAGGACCGCGCCAAGACCTACACCGCCCGGCCGCCGCGCGCTGAAAAGCCGGTCGACCCCGACAGCCCGTTCGCGATCCTGGCGGCACTGAAAAACCGCGAGTGA
- a CDS encoding RNA-binding S4 domain-containing protein yields the protein MNGGPHSADHGDGPGGRIRLDRWLFHVRAFKTRTLAADRIAGGGIRVNGTPCGKPAHLVGPGDVVTIGSAARVRVLRFLAPGERRGPPDEANLLYEDLSEG from the coding sequence GTGAACGGCGGCCCGCATAGCGCGGACCATGGCGATGGGCCCGGCGGGCGCATTCGCCTTGATCGTTGGTTGTTCCACGTCCGGGCCTTCAAGACCCGCACCCTTGCCGCCGACCGGATTGCCGGCGGCGGCATTCGCGTCAATGGCACCCCCTGCGGCAAGCCGGCCCACTTGGTGGGCCCCGGGGACGTGGTGACCATCGGCAGCGCGGCCCGGGTCAGGGTCCTGCGCTTTCTCGCCCCGGGCGAGCGGCGCGGACCCCCCGACGAGGCGAATCTGCTTTACGAAGATTTGTCAGAAGGTTAG
- the argS gene encoding arginine--tRNA ligase, whose protein sequence is MNLFADLRAVAIAALDAMTAEGALPAGLDFAAVTVEPPRDPAHGDMATNAAMVLAKPAGMKPRDIAEALATHLRKDPRITAAEVAGPGFLNLRLSTEVWQEVVRAALGEGADFGRSTLGAGEKVNIEFVSANPTGPMHVGHARGAVFGDALARLLAFAGYDVTREYYINDGGAQVDVLARSAYERYREANGLEPEIAEGLYPGDYLIPVGQALKERYGDKLLNRPEAEWLAEVREFATEAMMGMIRDDLAALGVQMDVYSSEKALYGTGRIETAIERLRSAGLIYEGTLEPPKGKTLDDWEPRQQTLFRSTAHGDDVDRPVKKSDGAWTYFAPDIAYHWDKIDRGFDRLIDIFGADHGGYVKRMNAAVSALSNGRVPLDIKLIQLVKLWQNGEPFKMSKRAGTFITLRDLIDQAGADVTRFHMLTRKNDAALDFDFAKVLEQSKENPVWYVQYANARISSVLTKAAEAGVDVSDAALAGANLSRLSHPAEIDLMTKLAEWPRTVEIAARANEPHRVAFYLYDLAGALHGLWNRGHDDSTLRFVHDGDNATTAAKIALARAVGVAIAAGLGILGVTPVREMR, encoded by the coding sequence ATGAATCTGTTTGCCGATCTGCGCGCCGTCGCCATCGCCGCGCTCGATGCCATGACGGCTGAGGGCGCGCTGCCGGCCGGCCTCGATTTTGCCGCGGTGACGGTCGAGCCGCCCCGCGATCCCGCGCATGGCGACATGGCCACCAACGCCGCCATGGTGCTTGCCAAGCCCGCGGGCATGAAGCCGCGCGACATCGCCGAGGCGCTCGCCACCCATCTGCGCAAGGATCCCCGCATCACCGCGGCCGAGGTCGCAGGGCCCGGCTTTCTGAACCTGCGCCTCAGCACCGAGGTCTGGCAGGAGGTGGTTCGCGCCGCGCTGGGCGAGGGGGCTGATTTCGGTCGCTCGACCCTCGGCGCGGGCGAGAAGGTGAATATCGAATTCGTCAGCGCCAACCCGACCGGCCCGATGCATGTCGGCCATGCCCGCGGCGCGGTGTTCGGCGACGCGCTGGCCCGGCTGCTGGCCTTCGCCGGCTATGACGTCACGCGCGAATACTACATTAACGACGGCGGCGCGCAGGTCGATGTCCTCGCCCGCTCAGCCTACGAACGCTACCGCGAAGCCAACGGGCTGGAGCCCGAGATCGCCGAGGGCCTCTATCCCGGTGATTACCTGATCCCGGTCGGCCAGGCCCTGAAAGAGCGTTATGGCGATAAGCTGCTGAACCGTCCCGAGGCCGAATGGCTGGCCGAGGTCCGCGAATTCGCGACCGAAGCGATGATGGGGATGATTCGCGACGATCTGGCCGCGCTCGGCGTGCAGATGGACGTCTACTCCTCTGAGAAGGCGCTGTATGGCACCGGCCGGATTGAGACCGCCATCGAGCGGCTGCGCAGCGCCGGCCTGATCTACGAGGGCACGCTGGAGCCGCCGAAGGGCAAGACCCTCGACGATTGGGAGCCGCGTCAGCAGACCCTGTTCCGCAGCACCGCGCATGGCGATGACGTGGACCGGCCGGTCAAGAAATCCGATGGCGCCTGGACGTATTTCGCGCCCGACATCGCTTACCACTGGGACAAGATCGACCGCGGCTTTGACCGGCTGATTGATATTTTCGGCGCCGACCACGGCGGCTATGTCAAGCGGATGAACGCCGCCGTCAGCGCGCTGTCCAACGGCCGGGTGCCGCTGGACATCAAGCTCATTCAGTTGGTCAAGCTTTGGCAGAACGGCGAGCCGTTCAAGATGTCCAAGCGCGCCGGCACCTTCATCACCTTGCGCGATCTGATCGACCAGGCCGGCGCAGACGTGACCCGGTTCCACATGCTGACACGCAAGAACGACGCGGCGCTGGATTTCGACTTTGCCAAGGTGCTTGAGCAGTCCAAGGAAAACCCGGTCTGGTACGTGCAATACGCCAATGCTCGCATCAGCTCGGTTCTGACCAAGGCGGCCGAGGCGGGAGTCGACGTCAGCGATGCGGCCCTCGCCGGAGCCAACCTCAGCCGGCTGTCGCACCCGGCCGAGATTGACCTGATGACCAAGCTGGCCGAATGGCCCCGTACGGTCGAGATCGCGGCCCGCGCGAACGAGCCGCATCGGGTGGCCTTCTACCTTTATGATCTGGCCGGCGCCCTCCACGGGCTGTGGAACCGCGGCCATGACGATTCCACGCTGCGCTTCGTCCACGATGGCGACAATGCCACAACGGCGGCGAAAATCGCCCTGGCTCGCGCGGTGGGCGTTGCGATCGCGGCCGGTCTTGGTATCCTTGGCGTGACCCCTGTCCGCGAGATGCGCTGA
- a CDS encoding SPOR domain-containing protein, with translation MTTADFRLGGFDDGYPGQGHSRHRGYDYDHTEPAMDHGWDDPARYSTDAEGDVRAARDGMAARIARLLNYVGALVSVALMVGLLVWGYRLVTRDVSGVPVIRALQGEARVAPEEPGGEMTKGTGLAVNAIAAGEGIGRVGKVEIAPQAAGLAPEDAAMGTFGATARTPGALAEVAPTQAAATVIAQSDAEARAAREAEATRLAAEQEAAAQAQALAAVASLPETTDEPAADAAVDSAVTDLAGAPAQTDAITNALAEAAAPAVAEGPRPQPRPQRRIAAAEPTAQPAPEAEPIAATVTEAPAERAAAAEKPADKPVEKTAENSPEKPAAAAKASGKTVVQIGAFDSDKLARGEWARVAGKNGGLFAGKDQVVQKTERNGRTFWRLRVAGFGDRDEARAFCAQLKSAGTDCIPTASN, from the coding sequence ATGACGACAGCAGATTTCCGCCTCGGCGGGTTTGATGACGGCTATCCGGGGCAGGGACATTCCCGCCATCGGGGCTATGACTACGATCATACCGAGCCTGCAATGGACCACGGCTGGGACGACCCGGCCCGTTATTCTACCGATGCCGAGGGCGATGTGCGCGCCGCGCGGGACGGCATGGCCGCGCGAATCGCGCGGCTGCTGAACTATGTGGGTGCACTCGTCTCGGTCGCGCTGATGGTCGGGCTGCTGGTCTGGGGCTATCGCCTGGTCACGCGCGATGTCTCGGGCGTGCCGGTGATCCGGGCCCTGCAGGGCGAGGCCCGCGTCGCCCCCGAGGAGCCGGGCGGCGAGATGACCAAGGGCACCGGCCTTGCGGTCAATGCGATTGCCGCCGGCGAGGGCATAGGCCGCGTCGGCAAGGTCGAGATTGCGCCGCAGGCCGCGGGCCTTGCGCCCGAGGACGCTGCCATGGGCACCTTCGGCGCCACCGCCCGGACCCCGGGCGCGCTGGCCGAGGTTGCCCCGACCCAGGCTGCCGCCACTGTCATCGCGCAGAGCGACGCCGAAGCTCGCGCCGCCCGCGAGGCCGAGGCGACCCGCCTCGCCGCCGAGCAGGAGGCCGCGGCCCAGGCTCAGGCCCTCGCCGCTGTGGCAAGCCTGCCTGAGACGACGGACGAGCCGGCCGCCGATGCAGCGGTCGACAGTGCCGTTACCGACCTCGCCGGCGCCCCTGCTCAGACCGATGCGATCACCAATGCGCTGGCAGAGGCCGCCGCCCCGGCCGTCGCCGAGGGTCCGCGCCCGCAGCCGCGCCCGCAGCGTCGCATCGCGGCAGCCGAGCCCACCGCGCAGCCCGCGCCCGAGGCGGAGCCAATTGCCGCGACCGTAACCGAAGCCCCGGCCGAACGTGCCGCGGCGGCCGAAAAACCGGCCGACAAGCCGGTCGAGAAAACGGCAGAGAACTCTCCTGAGAAACCCGCCGCGGCGGCCAAGGCGTCGGGCAAGACCGTAGTCCAGATCGGTGCCTTCGACAGCGACAAGCTGGCGCGCGGCGAATGGGCCCGCGTCGCCGGCAAGAACGGCGGCCTGTTCGCCGGCAAGGATCAGGTTGTCCAGAAGACCGAGCGGAACGGGCGCACCTTCTGGCGCCTGCGCGTTGCCGGCTTTGGCGACCGCGACGAGGCGCGCGCCTTTTGCGCGCAGCTGAAATCGGCGGGCACCGACTGTATCCCGACCGCCTCGAACTGA
- a CDS encoding glycoside hydrolase family 3 N-terminal domain-containing protein, protein MTSATILGGISGPVLTADERAFFRDSDPWGFILFARNVEAPDQLRRLTGDLRDAVGRDALIMTDQEGGRVQRLRGPHWSDWTPPLRAATAGPRATYLRYRLIGAELAAVGIDGDCAPTLDLLCDETHAFLRDRCFGDDPSIVAKHGRACADGLLAAGVLPCIKHLPGHGRATADTHHDLPVVDADLADLRVGDFAPFRALADLPIAMTSHIIFTAIDPRQPATTSAAVVAAIREDIGFGGLLTSDDITMQALPGTHAERTAAAIAAGCDVVMHCNGDIAAMIPVVAAAGAMSAEAQQRADRALDRRQLADNADLAALRGELDSLGHG, encoded by the coding sequence ATGACTTCTGCAACGATCCTCGGTGGCATCAGCGGGCCGGTGCTGACCGCGGATGAGCGTGCCTTCTTCCGCGACAGCGACCCTTGGGGCTTTATCCTTTTCGCGCGCAATGTTGAGGCGCCCGACCAGTTGCGTCGCCTGACGGGCGATCTGCGCGATGCGGTGGGGCGCGACGCGCTGATCATGACCGATCAGGAGGGCGGGCGCGTCCAGCGCCTGCGCGGCCCGCACTGGAGCGACTGGACGCCTCCGCTGCGCGCCGCGACGGCCGGGCCGCGCGCCACCTACCTGCGTTATCGCCTTATCGGGGCAGAGCTTGCAGCGGTTGGGATCGACGGTGACTGTGCCCCGACCCTCGATCTGCTTTGCGACGAAACGCACGCCTTCCTGCGCGACCGTTGCTTTGGCGATGATCCGTCCATTGTCGCAAAGCACGGCCGGGCCTGCGCCGACGGGCTGCTGGCCGCTGGCGTTCTGCCCTGTATCAAGCATCTGCCCGGCCATGGCCGCGCCACCGCCGACACGCATCACGATCTGCCCGTGGTCGATGCAGACCTCGCCGATCTGCGGGTGGGGGATTTTGCCCCGTTCCGGGCACTGGCCGACCTGCCGATTGCCATGACCTCGCACATCATCTTTACCGCGATTGACCCGCGTCAGCCGGCAACCACCTCGGCCGCAGTCGTCGCCGCGATCCGCGAGGACATCGGCTTCGGCGGCCTGCTGACCAGCGACGATATCACCATGCAGGCGCTGCCCGGCACCCATGCCGAGCGCACCGCCGCCGCGATCGCCGCCGGCTGCGACGTGGTCATGCATTGCAACGGCGATATTGCCGCAATGATCCCGGTGGTTGCCGCCGCGGGCGCCATGAGCGCCGAGGCCCAGCAGCGAGCCGACCGCGCACTCGACCGTCGGCAACTGGCGGACAATGCCGATCTTGCCGCCCTGCGCGGCGAACTCGACAGCCTCGGTCACGGCTGA